A single genomic interval of Nonomuraea rubra harbors:
- a CDS encoding M3 family metallopeptidase — MAENPFFAPSDLPYELPPFADVREEHYLPAFERGMAEQLAEVEAIASSTETPTFENTIIALERSGRILDRTATVFFSVAASNTTDTIMEIEKEISPQLTRHGDAIRLNRALWARIKQVGTADAEESWLLEKYRDDFIRAGADLSEPDQDRLRELNEELSKLSTQFAQSLLKASTESALVVTDPKELDGFDEAKIESLRQDDGTYVLPLLNFTCQPGLAQLTDREVRRRLYELSVGRAPGNFEVAARMAALRAERAALLGFPTHAAYTVADQTAKTVEAVEEMLGQLVGPAVRNARREAEALAEQAGFPIEPWDWSYYSEKVRQARYDFDGAAMRPYFELGRVYRDGIFFAATKLYGITFTERPELGGYHPDLTVFEVFNEDGSPLGLFVLDPYARSGKRGGAWMNHLVDQSLLFGQRPVVMNNLNVTKPASGPTLLTYDEVNTAFHEFGHALHGLFSSVRFPRVSGTKVPRDFVEYPSQVNEMWVTWPEVLANYAKHHETGEPMPAELVEKLQAAEKFNQGFQTVEYLAATLLDWAWHKLAPGETVADPEAFEAAALDAAGIAFPLVRPRYRTNYFAHIFAGGYSAGYYSYIWSEVLDAESVEWFKENGGLTRANGDHFRRELLSRGGSLDPLTAFRNFRGREPSIQPLLKRRGLD, encoded by the coding sequence TTGGCCGAGAATCCGTTCTTCGCCCCAAGCGACCTGCCGTACGAGCTGCCGCCCTTCGCGGACGTCCGTGAGGAGCACTACCTGCCGGCGTTCGAGCGCGGCATGGCGGAGCAGCTCGCCGAGGTCGAGGCGATCGCGAGCAGCACCGAGACCCCGACGTTCGAGAACACGATCATCGCGCTCGAACGGTCGGGCCGGATCCTCGACCGCACGGCCACCGTCTTCTTCAGCGTCGCCGCGTCGAACACGACCGACACGATCATGGAGATCGAGAAGGAGATCTCCCCCCAGCTCACCCGGCACGGCGACGCCATCCGCCTGAACCGGGCGCTGTGGGCCAGGATCAAGCAGGTCGGCACGGCGGACGCCGAGGAGTCCTGGCTGCTGGAGAAGTACCGCGACGACTTCATCAGGGCCGGCGCCGACCTGTCCGAGCCGGACCAGGACCGGCTGCGCGAGCTGAACGAGGAGCTGTCGAAGCTCTCCACGCAGTTCGCGCAGAGCCTGCTGAAGGCCTCCACCGAGTCGGCGCTGGTGGTGACCGACCCGAAGGAGCTCGACGGCTTCGACGAGGCCAAGATCGAGTCGCTGCGCCAGGACGACGGCACGTACGTCCTGCCGCTGCTCAACTTCACCTGCCAGCCCGGCCTGGCCCAGCTCACCGACCGCGAGGTGCGCCGCCGCCTGTACGAGCTGAGCGTCGGCCGGGCCCCCGGCAACTTCGAGGTGGCGGCCAGGATGGCGGCGCTGCGGGCCGAGCGGGCGGCGCTGCTCGGGTTCCCCACGCACGCGGCGTACACGGTGGCCGACCAGACGGCCAAGACCGTCGAGGCGGTCGAGGAGATGCTCGGCCAGCTCGTCGGCCCCGCCGTCCGCAACGCCCGGCGGGAGGCCGAGGCGCTGGCGGAGCAGGCCGGGTTCCCGATCGAGCCGTGGGACTGGTCGTACTACTCCGAGAAGGTGCGCCAGGCCCGCTACGACTTCGACGGCGCCGCCATGCGGCCCTACTTCGAGCTCGGCCGGGTCTACCGCGACGGCATCTTCTTCGCGGCCACCAAGCTGTACGGGATCACCTTCACCGAGCGGCCCGAGCTGGGCGGCTACCACCCCGACCTCACCGTGTTCGAGGTGTTCAACGAGGACGGGAGCCCGCTGGGGCTGTTCGTGCTCGACCCCTACGCCAGGTCCGGCAAGCGCGGCGGCGCGTGGATGAACCACCTGGTCGACCAGTCGTTGCTGTTCGGGCAGCGGCCGGTGGTGATGAACAACCTCAACGTCACCAAGCCCGCCTCGGGGCCGACGCTGCTGACGTACGACGAGGTGAACACGGCCTTCCACGAGTTCGGGCACGCGCTGCACGGGCTCTTCTCCAGCGTGCGCTTCCCGCGCGTCTCCGGCACCAAGGTGCCGCGCGACTTCGTCGAGTACCCGTCGCAGGTCAACGAGATGTGGGTGACCTGGCCCGAGGTGCTGGCCAACTACGCCAAGCACCACGAGACGGGCGAGCCGATGCCGGCCGAGCTGGTGGAGAAGCTGCAGGCGGCCGAGAAGTTCAACCAGGGCTTCCAGACCGTCGAGTACCTCGCCGCCACGCTGCTCGACTGGGCCTGGCACAAGCTGGCCCCCGGCGAGACCGTGGCCGACCCCGAGGCGTTCGAGGCGGCCGCGCTGGACGCCGCCGGGATCGCGTTCCCGCTGGTCCGGCCGCGTTACCGGACGAACTACTTCGCGCACATCTTCGCCGGCGGCTACAGCGCGGGCTACTACTCCTACATCTGGAGCGAGGTGCTCGACGCCGAGAGCGTGGAGTGGTTCAAGGAGAACGGCGGGCTCACCCGGGCCAACGGCGACCACTTCCGCCGGGAGCTGCTGTCCAGGGGCGGCAGCCTCGACCCGCTGACCGCCTTCCGCAACTTCCGCGGGCGCGAGCCCAGCATCCAGCCGCTGCTCAAGCGCCGCGGCCTGGACTGA
- a CDS encoding alpha/beta fold hydrolase has protein sequence MTDLTRRTAFQLATAAGAGAAATSMTKRKEVATFVFVTGSNGVASGDAELVLRGHRTVGVSLPGHGPEDQLHLAYQAPQDLAKLAVLPSPMAGVTLDDYVEATVDVVRRVSRYGPVILVGGSLGGSTITKAADAVPHLIDRLVYIGAYCCTKLRSPAEYLETPEGKTSLGAAILPGVVGDPRVLKAIRVNWRTNDRKFLDAAKAAFMAEGTEGEFLALLNSSLPDESLQVSSADARGRKDAWGRVRRVYVRQSLDRVIPPALQDRMIREADEATPGNRFEVFTVKTPHAPTRGAYREITKILDGLAK, from the coding sequence ATGACCGATCTGACTCGCAGAACCGCCTTCCAGCTCGCCACTGCCGCCGGTGCGGGAGCCGCCGCCACGTCCATGACCAAGCGGAAGGAGGTCGCCACGTTCGTCTTCGTGACCGGCTCGAACGGCGTGGCGAGCGGCGACGCCGAGCTGGTGCTGCGCGGCCACCGCACCGTGGGCGTGAGCCTGCCCGGGCACGGCCCCGAGGACCAGCTCCACCTGGCCTACCAGGCTCCCCAGGACCTGGCGAAGCTGGCCGTGCTCCCCTCCCCCATGGCCGGCGTGACGCTGGACGACTACGTCGAGGCCACGGTGGACGTCGTGCGCCGGGTCTCCCGGTACGGCCCGGTGATCCTCGTCGGCGGCAGCCTGGGCGGCTCGACCATCACCAAGGCCGCCGACGCGGTGCCCCACCTGATCGACCGCCTCGTCTACATCGGCGCCTACTGCTGCACGAAGCTGCGCTCCCCCGCCGAGTACCTGGAGACGCCGGAGGGTAAGACGAGCCTGGGCGCCGCCATCCTGCCGGGGGTCGTCGGGGATCCGCGGGTGCTCAAGGCGATCCGGGTCAACTGGCGGACGAACGACAGGAAGTTCCTGGACGCGGCCAAGGCGGCGTTCATGGCCGAGGGGACCGAGGGGGAGTTCCTGGCGCTGCTCAACTCGTCGCTGCCGGACGAGAGCCTCCAGGTGTCGAGCGCCGACGCCCGCGGCCGCAAGGACGCCTGGGGCCGGGTACGGCGCGTGTACGTGAGGCAGTCGCTGGACCGGGTGATCCCGCCCGCGCTGCAGGATCGCATGATCAGGGAGGCGGACGAGGCGACGCCGGGCAACCGGTTCGAGGTCTTCACGGTGAAGACGCCGCACGCGCCGACGCGCGGGGCCTACCGGGAGATCACGAAAATCCTCGACGGGCTCGCGAAATGA
- a CDS encoding sensor histidine kinase — protein MSWIDGRERWVYAALAYALLAISAITAAWQGAGAGVGAGPGSAWAAALLAGVPWPVAALVAAGWLAPVPWLYPRRDTHRTLVVAHYLLLMALAAALAATSLPFVLFVSAGYPLAIAMLPGRLVLAGVTLTALVNVTTQAGPGAGTTLLTVIAGVAVPLVVAGWYVSAEHDRRRRLVERLRAAMEENAELNARLLDQARRAGVLDERHRVAGEIHDTLAQDLVALIGQLSAADRAPHEDSRRRHLDRAAELARRGLSETRRSVRALRPGPLEDAELPDAIGHMARSWAEAAGVELRFEVTGTPVALAAEVEAALFRVAQEALANVAKHAGATRTALTLSYTDETVLLDVRDDGTGFDPQRPADGFGLDGMRQRARGVGGTLDVESEPGQGTTVAVAVPAIPDDERLD, from the coding sequence ATGAGCTGGATCGACGGGCGCGAGAGGTGGGTCTACGCGGCGCTGGCGTACGCGCTGCTCGCGATCTCCGCGATCACGGCGGCCTGGCAGGGCGCGGGCGCCGGCGTGGGCGCGGGGCCGGGCAGCGCGTGGGCCGCCGCGCTCCTGGCCGGGGTGCCGTGGCCGGTGGCGGCCCTGGTGGCGGCCGGCTGGCTGGCCCCCGTCCCCTGGCTCTACCCGCGCCGCGACACGCACAGGACGCTCGTCGTGGCCCACTACCTCCTCCTCATGGCCCTCGCCGCGGCCCTGGCCGCCACGAGCCTGCCCTTCGTGCTGTTCGTCTCGGCCGGTTACCCGCTGGCCATCGCGATGCTCCCGGGCCGCCTCGTCCTGGCCGGCGTCACGCTCACCGCGCTCGTCAACGTGACCACCCAGGCGGGCCCCGGCGCCGGGACGACCCTGCTCACGGTCATCGCCGGCGTGGCCGTGCCGCTGGTCGTGGCCGGCTGGTACGTCTCCGCCGAGCACGACAGGCGCCGCCGGCTCGTCGAGCGCCTGCGCGCCGCCATGGAGGAGAACGCCGAGCTCAACGCCAGGCTCCTCGACCAGGCCAGGCGGGCGGGCGTGCTGGACGAGAGGCACCGCGTGGCCGGAGAGATCCACGACACGCTCGCGCAGGACCTCGTCGCGCTGATCGGCCAGCTCTCCGCCGCCGACCGCGCCCCGCACGAGGACTCCCGCCGCCGCCACCTCGACCGGGCGGCCGAGCTGGCCCGCCGCGGCCTGTCCGAGACCCGCAGATCCGTACGGGCCCTGCGGCCCGGGCCGCTGGAGGACGCGGAGCTGCCGGACGCGATCGGCCACATGGCCAGGTCGTGGGCGGAGGCGGCCGGCGTGGAGCTCAGGTTCGAGGTCACCGGCACCCCGGTCGCCCTGGCCGCCGAGGTGGAGGCGGCGCTGTTCCGCGTGGCTCAGGAGGCCCTGGCGAACGTGGCGAAGCACGCCGGGGCCACCAGGACGGCCCTCACCCTGTCGTACACGGACGAAACGGTGCTCCTCGACGTCCGGGACGACGGGACCGGCTTCGACCCGCAGCGGCCCGCTGACGGCTTCGGGCTGGACGGCATGCGGCAGCGGGCCCGCGGCGTGGGCGGCACCCTGGACGTCGAGTCGGAGCCTGGCCAGGGCACCACCGTCGCCGTCGCCGTGCCCGCCATCCCGGACGATGAGAGGCTGGACTGA
- a CDS encoding response regulator has protein sequence MPLRLLIADDHPIVRDGLRAALGGEPDLEIVGEAADGAEAVRLAAELAPDVVLMDLRMPGLDGVSAIRLLRGTGPRVLVLTTFDTDVLPALEAGASGYLLKDAPPEELVRAVRATHRGETVLAPAVAGRLAEHLRRPARGKLSKRELEVLRLVAGGATNKQAAASLFISEASVKTHLLHIYAKLDVRDRAAAVAEAFRRGLLTG, from the coding sequence ATGCCACTGCGCTTGCTGATCGCCGACGACCACCCGATCGTGCGTGACGGCCTGCGGGCGGCGCTCGGCGGCGAGCCCGACCTGGAGATCGTCGGCGAGGCGGCCGACGGGGCGGAGGCCGTGCGCCTGGCCGCGGAGCTGGCCCCCGACGTCGTCCTCATGGACCTGCGCATGCCGGGCCTCGACGGGGTCAGCGCCATCCGCCTGCTGCGCGGCACCGGGCCGCGGGTGCTGGTGCTGACCACGTTCGACACCGACGTGCTGCCGGCGCTCGAAGCGGGGGCCAGCGGCTACCTGCTCAAGGACGCCCCGCCGGAGGAACTGGTCCGCGCCGTGAGGGCCACCCACCGCGGAGAGACCGTGCTCGCCCCGGCCGTGGCGGGGCGGCTGGCCGAGCACCTGCGCAGGCCCGCCAGGGGGAAGCTGAGCAAGCGGGAGCTGGAGGTGCTGCGCCTGGTGGCCGGCGGAGCGACGAACAAACAGGCGGCGGCGAGCCTGTTCATCAGCGAGGCCAGCGTGAAGACGCACCTGCTGCACATCTACGCCAAGCTCGACGTGCGCGACCGCGCCGCCGCCGTCGCCGAGGCCTTCCGCAGGGGGTTGCTCACGGGGTGA
- a CDS encoding IclR family transcriptional regulator, with product MDNSSGVGVLDKAVLVLNALEAGPASLAQLVQATGLARPTAHRLAVALEHHRIVSRDTQGRFVLGPRLSELSTAAGEDRLLAVAAPVLMQLRDLTGESAQLYRRQGDERVCVAAAERASGLRDTVPVGSALPMTAGSAAQILLAWEEPDRLHRGLRGAKFTAATLASVRRRGWAHSVGEREQGVASVSAPIRGSGGKVIAAVSVSGPIERLTRAPGRLHAVPVMAAAERITEAMRRTS from the coding sequence ATGGACAACTCTAGCGGAGTCGGAGTACTCGACAAGGCAGTTCTTGTACTCAATGCCCTGGAAGCGGGCCCCGCTTCACTGGCTCAGCTCGTTCAGGCCACCGGCCTGGCCCGACCCACTGCCCACCGGCTGGCCGTCGCTCTGGAGCATCACCGCATCGTGAGCCGTGACACGCAGGGCCGGTTCGTGCTCGGCCCGCGGCTGTCCGAGTTGTCCACCGCGGCCGGCGAGGACCGGCTGCTGGCGGTGGCCGCACCGGTTTTGATGCAGCTCAGGGACCTCACCGGGGAGAGTGCGCAACTCTACCGCCGCCAGGGTGACGAACGGGTCTGCGTGGCCGCGGCCGAACGGGCCAGCGGCCTGCGTGACACCGTTCCCGTGGGCTCCGCGCTGCCCATGACGGCCGGTTCGGCGGCGCAGATATTGCTGGCCTGGGAGGAGCCCGACAGGCTGCACCGCGGGTTGCGCGGCGCCAAGTTCACCGCCGCCACGCTCGCCTCCGTGCGCCGCCGCGGTTGGGCTCACAGCGTGGGCGAGCGGGAGCAGGGGGTGGCGAGCGTCTCGGCGCCGATAAGGGGCAGCGGTGGCAAGGTGATCGCGGCCGTGTCCGTCTCCGGGCCCATCGAACGGCTCACGCGGGCGCCTGGAAGGCTCCACGCCGTACCCGTCATGGCGGCCGCAGAACGCATCACCGAGGCGATGCGCCGCACGTCATGA
- the leuC gene encoding 3-isopropylmalate dehydratase large subunit, translating into MGRTLAEKVWEQHVVRRAEGEPDLLYIDLHLIHEVTSPQAFDGLRLAGRKVRRPDLTIATEDHNVPTVLGPIADPVSKTQVETLRKNAAEFGIRLHPMGDAGQGVVHIIGPQFGLTQPGMTIVCGDSHTSTHGAFGGIAFGIGTSEVEHVLATQTLPAYRPKTMAIEVSGELPVGVTAKDLILAIIAKIGTGGGQGYIVEYRGEAVRKLSMEGRMTICNMSIEAGARAGMIAPDETTFAYLKGRKHAPEGEAWDQAVEYWKSLRTDDDAVFDKVVEIDASTLTPFVTWGTNPGQGLPLGESVPSPESFDDPVARSAAERALEYMGLTAGTPLREIEVDTVFVGSCTNGRIEDLRSAAEILRGRQVRTRTLIVPGSMMVKKQAEEEGLHEVFKAAGAEWREAGCSMCLGMNPDTLQPGERSASTSNRNFEGRQGKGGRTHLVSPQVAAATAVTGRLTAPADL; encoded by the coding sequence ATGGGCCGCACACTGGCCGAGAAGGTCTGGGAGCAACACGTAGTCCGTCGCGCGGAGGGCGAGCCGGACCTGCTCTATATCGACCTGCACCTCATCCACGAGGTGACCAGCCCGCAGGCGTTCGACGGGCTCCGTCTCGCCGGCCGGAAGGTGCGGCGGCCCGATCTCACCATCGCCACCGAGGACCACAACGTCCCGACCGTGCTCGGCCCGATCGCCGACCCGGTGTCGAAGACGCAGGTCGAGACGCTGCGCAAGAACGCCGCCGAGTTCGGCATCCGGCTGCATCCGATGGGCGACGCCGGTCAGGGCGTGGTCCACATCATCGGCCCGCAGTTCGGCCTGACCCAGCCGGGCATGACCATCGTGTGTGGCGACTCTCACACCTCCACGCACGGCGCGTTCGGCGGCATCGCGTTCGGCATCGGCACCTCCGAGGTCGAGCACGTGCTGGCCACGCAGACGCTGCCCGCCTACCGGCCCAAGACGATGGCCATCGAGGTCTCCGGCGAGCTGCCGGTCGGCGTCACGGCCAAGGACCTGATCCTGGCCATCATCGCCAAGATCGGCACCGGCGGCGGCCAGGGGTACATCGTCGAGTACCGCGGCGAGGCCGTGCGCAAGCTCTCCATGGAGGGCCGCATGACGATCTGCAACATGTCGATCGAGGCCGGCGCCCGCGCGGGCATGATCGCGCCGGACGAGACCACGTTCGCCTACCTCAAGGGCCGCAAGCACGCCCCCGAGGGCGAGGCGTGGGACCAGGCGGTCGAGTACTGGAAGTCGCTGCGCACCGACGACGACGCCGTGTTCGACAAGGTCGTGGAGATCGACGCCTCGACGCTGACCCCGTTCGTCACGTGGGGCACCAACCCGGGCCAGGGCCTGCCGCTGGGCGAGTCCGTCCCGAGCCCCGAGTCGTTCGACGACCCGGTCGCCCGCTCCGCCGCCGAGCGCGCGCTGGAGTACATGGGCCTGACCGCCGGCACGCCGCTGCGCGAGATCGAGGTCGACACGGTGTTCGTCGGCTCGTGCACCAACGGCCGCATCGAGGACCTGCGCTCCGCCGCCGAGATCCTGCGCGGCCGCCAGGTCAGGACCCGCACGCTCATCGTGCCCGGCTCGATGATGGTCAAGAAACAGGCCGAGGAGGAGGGCCTGCACGAGGTGTTCAAGGCCGCCGGCGCCGAGTGGCGCGAGGCCGGCTGCTCGATGTGCCTGGGCATGAACCCCGACACGCTCCAGCCCGGCGAGCGCAGCGCCTCCACCTCCAACCGCAACTTCGAGGGCCGCCAGGGCAAGGGTGGCCGCACCCACCTGGTGTCGCCGCAGGTCGCCGCCGCGACCGCCGTCACCGGCCGCCTGACCGCGCCCGCCGACCTGTAA
- the leuD gene encoding 3-isopropylmalate dehydratase small subunit — MEAFTTHTGTAVPLRRSNVDTDQIIPAVWLKQVSRTGFEKGLFAAWREDPAFVLNDPAYEGGSILISGPDFGTGSSREHAVWALQQYGFRVVIAARFGDIFRNNSTKMGLLPVILPDDRVEALQSAVEADPKLEVTVDLVERQVRWADEVVPFEIDDYTRWRLMEGLDDIGLTLRHAAEVASYENGRQPWLPTTV, encoded by the coding sequence ATGGAAGCCTTCACCACCCACACCGGTACGGCGGTGCCGCTGCGCCGCAGCAACGTCGACACCGACCAGATCATCCCGGCCGTCTGGCTCAAGCAGGTCAGCCGCACCGGCTTCGAGAAGGGCCTGTTCGCCGCCTGGCGCGAGGACCCGGCGTTCGTGCTGAACGACCCGGCCTACGAGGGCGGCTCGATCCTGATCTCCGGCCCCGACTTCGGCACCGGCTCCTCCCGCGAGCACGCCGTGTGGGCGCTGCAGCAGTACGGGTTCCGCGTCGTGATCGCCGCCCGCTTCGGCGACATCTTCCGCAACAACTCCACGAAGATGGGCCTGCTGCCGGTGATCCTGCCGGACGACAGGGTCGAGGCCCTGCAGTCGGCCGTCGAGGCGGACCCGAAGCTGGAAGTCACCGTCGACCTGGTCGAACGCCAGGTCAGGTGGGCCGATGAGGTCGTGCCCTTCGAGATCGACGACTACACCCGCTGGCGGCTGATGGAGGGCCTCGACGACATCGGGCTGACCCTGCGTCACGCCGCCGAGGTGGCCTCGTACGAGAATGGTCGGCAGCCATGGCTGCCGACGACCGTCTAG
- a CDS encoding HU family DNA-binding protein: MNKRELVEAIADRVGDRKTATEAVNAVIDAIQKAVAGGDKVSITGFGAFEMVNKPARTARNPSTGAEINVAESWAPKFRPGSDFKDLVNEGGKKIGKRK; the protein is encoded by the coding sequence ATGAACAAGCGTGAACTCGTCGAGGCCATCGCGGATCGGGTGGGCGACAGGAAGACGGCCACCGAGGCCGTCAACGCCGTCATCGACGCCATCCAGAAGGCCGTGGCCGGCGGCGACAAGGTCTCGATCACGGGCTTCGGCGCGTTCGAGATGGTGAACAAGCCCGCTCGCACGGCCCGCAACCCGTCGACCGGCGCGGAAATCAACGTCGCGGAGAGCTGGGCACCGAAGTTCCGTCCCGGATCCGATTTCAAAGACCTCGTGAACGAGGGCGGCAAGAAAATCGGCAAGAGGAAGTAA
- a CDS encoding MFS transporter: protein MGPRGNFGRLVWSNGISSFGTQVTTVALPLTAVLTLQAGAFELGLLSAVQSAAFLLIGLPAGVWVDRLRRRPILVRADLVRGALLLTVPAAAWLGVLTLPHLYAVALVLGVGAVFSDVAHMSFLPAVVPKERLEQANGRLEVTRQVSVLAGPGAGGWLVSVLTAPFALLADAIGYLVSGLLLSGVRVEERPRPPERRRLWADVREGLTFVIREPVLNRVALGGALTRIALGVCAVGYPLYLVVDLGVGATAYGLLLSAPAVGALVGAPLVARVTLRHGVGPTLYGSAALVLLFQLPALATGPGWRLLIFPVASALAAVAGVIFNVAQLSYRQRITPEHLLGRVNASMRFLMWGTTPLGGLAGGVLGEWLGGYGVFAAGVALLGLSYLAIVTTPAIRRAGAEAR from the coding sequence ATGGGTCCTCGGGGGAACTTCGGGCGCCTGGTGTGGTCCAACGGGATCTCCAGCTTCGGCACCCAGGTCACGACCGTCGCCCTGCCGCTGACCGCCGTGCTCACCCTGCAGGCCGGCGCCTTCGAGCTCGGCCTGCTGTCGGCCGTGCAGTCGGCAGCGTTCCTGCTGATCGGCCTGCCCGCGGGGGTGTGGGTGGACCGGCTGCGCCGCCGCCCGATCCTCGTCCGCGCCGACCTGGTCAGGGGCGCGCTGCTGCTCACCGTGCCCGCCGCCGCCTGGCTGGGCGTGCTCACGCTGCCGCACCTGTACGCCGTCGCGCTCGTGCTCGGCGTGGGGGCCGTGTTCTCCGACGTGGCCCACATGAGCTTCCTGCCGGCGGTCGTGCCCAAGGAACGGCTGGAGCAGGCCAACGGGCGCCTGGAGGTCACCCGGCAGGTGTCCGTGCTGGCGGGGCCGGGGGCGGGCGGCTGGCTGGTGAGCGTGCTGACGGCGCCGTTCGCGCTGCTGGCCGACGCCATCGGCTACCTCGTGTCGGGGCTGCTGCTGTCGGGGGTGCGGGTGGAGGAGCGGCCCCGCCCGCCGGAGCGGCGGCGGCTGTGGGCGGACGTACGCGAGGGCCTCACGTTCGTGATCAGGGAGCCGGTGCTGAACCGGGTCGCGCTCGGCGGCGCGCTCACCCGGATCGCCCTCGGCGTCTGCGCCGTCGGCTACCCGCTCTACCTCGTCGTCGACCTGGGCGTCGGCGCCACCGCCTACGGCCTGCTGCTGTCGGCCCCGGCCGTCGGCGCCCTCGTGGGCGCGCCGCTGGTGGCCAGGGTGACGCTCCGCCACGGCGTCGGCCCCACCCTGTACGGCTCCGCGGCGCTCGTCCTGCTCTTCCAGCTTCCCGCCCTGGCCACCGGCCCCGGGTGGCGGCTGCTGATCTTCCCCGTCGCCTCGGCCCTGGCCGCCGTCGCCGGGGTGATCTTCAACGTGGCGCAGCTCAGCTACCGCCAGCGCATCACGCCCGAGCACCTCCTGGGCCGCGTGAACGCCAGCATGCGCTTCCTCATGTGGGGCACGACCCCGCTGGGCGGCCTGGCGGGCGGCGTGCTGGGGGAGTGGCTGGGCGGTTACGGCGTCTTCGCCGCCGGCGTGGCCCTGCTCGGCCTGTCGTACCTCGCGATCGTCACCACCCCCGCCATCAGGCGGGCGGGTGCGGAGGCGAGGTGA